One Thermococcus eurythermalis DNA segment encodes these proteins:
- the cmr6 gene encoding type III-B CRISPR module RAMP protein Cmr6, producing MRKDRRGGGRNFGGRRESRGPKGWKKNTRRACYYVPRDTQDALGVSNPTAEPVNFEKVQNISLLLDKFAPFSSEKGDVGTCNPGRLKVSGNVLKMLLGEIRVPSTAVRLYRGYFTRYQELLTSVGAKTGRFTLKSRLVVGLGDESVYETSIRLLRNYGVPYIPGSALKGVTRTWAVEMMAEMLEGTEGFDGDFYRRAGQVQRLLAEGNFKKFPETLEVAPSRELEEFLDVFGTDGNPREVAEKLIELFGTIKERGGAIFLDAFPEPPEGNGDWPIFDWDIMNPHYGPYYQGDRAPGDWHSPVPVIFLTVRAETPFHFAVAGEMKEIAWNLLRLALRHHGVGAKTSLGYGRFE from the coding sequence ATGAGAAAGGACCGCCGCGGTGGAGGGCGCAACTTCGGAGGGAGAAGGGAAAGCAGGGGACCCAAAGGGTGGAAGAAAAACACGAGAAGAGCGTGTTACTACGTTCCAAGGGACACACAGGACGCCCTGGGGGTCTCCAATCCAACAGCGGAGCCTGTGAACTTTGAGAAAGTACAGAACATCTCGCTACTCCTCGACAAGTTCGCGCCCTTTTCGAGCGAGAAGGGGGACGTGGGGACCTGCAACCCGGGTAGGTTAAAGGTGAGCGGGAACGTACTCAAGATGCTCCTCGGGGAAATCCGGGTGCCGTCAACGGCAGTGAGACTTTACCGGGGGTACTTCACCCGTTATCAGGAATTATTGACGAGCGTCGGAGCAAAGACCGGTAGGTTCACATTAAAGTCAAGGCTCGTCGTTGGCCTCGGTGACGAGAGCGTTTACGAGACTAGCATAAGACTGCTCAGGAACTACGGGGTTCCGTACATCCCGGGCTCGGCGCTGAAGGGCGTAACGAGGACGTGGGCGGTGGAGATGATGGCAGAAATGCTTGAGGGTACTGAGGGATTCGATGGAGACTTCTACCGGCGAGCGGGTCAGGTTCAGAGGCTCCTCGCGGAGGGAAACTTCAAAAAGTTTCCCGAGACGCTGGAGGTGGCCCCATCAAGGGAGCTTGAAGAGTTCCTCGATGTTTTCGGAACGGATGGTAACCCAAGGGAGGTAGCAGAAAAGCTCATCGAGCTCTTCGGAACGATTAAAGAGAGGGGAGGTGCAATATTCCTCGACGCTTTTCCGGAGCCGCCTGAGGGGAACGGCGACTGGCCCATCTTCGACTGGGACATAATGAACCCCCACTACGGTCCCTACTACCAGGGGGACAGGGCCCCGGGTGACTGGCACAGTCCAGTCCCCGTGATTTTCCTGACGGTGAGGGCAGAAACGCCATTCCACTTCGCCGTCGCGGGGGAGATGAAGGAAATAGCCTGGAACCTCCTGAG
- the cmr5 gene encoding type III-B CRISPR module-associated protein Cmr5, with translation MDVVTMEQRRARFAYERVLEVATLSIKDSKGNEKGPEVGSKYRSYVKSAPVLILTNGLGQALAFYQSKIKAEAEITGPGEEEPANGRVPFTRLPDEIKKKMEASGEFSADRLAYSYLYKHIAEWLSEMGLTDGNDPLKTYAEKNALEAILLTEETIALLNWLRRFADAMLKEDETSGD, from the coding sequence ATGGACGTCGTGACGATGGAGCAGAGGCGCGCGAGGTTCGCCTACGAGAGGGTCCTTGAGGTCGCAACGCTCTCAATAAAAGACAGTAAAGGTAATGAGAAAGGCCCCGAGGTTGGGAGTAAATACCGCTCCTACGTCAAGAGCGCGCCGGTCTTAATCCTCACCAACGGCCTGGGGCAGGCGCTCGCTTTTTACCAGTCCAAGATAAAGGCAGAGGCCGAGATAACCGGGCCGGGCGAGGAGGAACCCGCGAACGGGCGCGTGCCGTTTACGAGGTTGCCCGACGAGATTAAGAAAAAGATGGAGGCCAGTGGAGAATTCTCAGCCGACAGGCTGGCCTACTCCTACCTCTACAAGCACATAGCCGAGTGGCTCAGCGAGATGGGTTTGACCGATGGAAACGACCCGCTGAAAACCTACGCCGAGAAAAACGCCCTTGAGGCAATCCTCCTGACGGAGGAGACGATAGCCCTCCTAAACTGGCTCAGGCGCTTCGCCGACGCGATGCTAAAGGAAGACGAGACGAGCGGTGATTGA
- the cmr4 gene encoding type III-B CRISPR module RAMP protein Cmr4 — translation MYSERLVLGIYAVTPVHAGSGAEVSVIDLPIQRERHTGFPVIWGQSLKGVLRSAFKETGELEEVIKAIFGPEPGEKAHEHAGAIAVGDAKVLLFPVRSAKGVFAYVTCPLVLKRFKEDMELAGKEVNFSVPEPKENEAIVSENSAVELSGKVVLEEVALEAKGQDLTAIASELKKLLPEGIDLEERLVIVHDDVFTAFVKLATEIVARVAIDQSTGTVRRGGLWYEEFLPRDTLLYAVIAAGNPRVTGVGGLRTASEVKDKLGNFLTSVKYLQIGGDETVGKGFVRVVVRR, via the coding sequence ATGTATTCAGAAAGGTTGGTTCTCGGGATATACGCCGTTACCCCCGTCCACGCCGGGAGTGGAGCGGAGGTCAGCGTCATAGACCTGCCGATTCAGAGGGAGCGCCACACGGGCTTTCCCGTGATATGGGGCCAGAGCCTGAAGGGAGTATTGAGGAGCGCCTTCAAAGAGACCGGCGAACTGGAGGAAGTAATCAAGGCAATCTTCGGCCCCGAGCCTGGGGAGAAGGCCCACGAGCACGCGGGAGCGATAGCCGTTGGCGACGCCAAGGTTCTCCTCTTCCCGGTGAGGAGCGCGAAGGGCGTCTTCGCCTACGTCACGTGCCCGCTCGTGCTCAAGCGCTTCAAAGAGGATATGGAGCTGGCTGGCAAGGAGGTCAACTTCAGCGTCCCTGAGCCAAAGGAAAACGAGGCCATAGTTTCCGAAAACTCGGCCGTGGAGCTGAGCGGAAAGGTCGTTCTCGAGGAGGTTGCGCTGGAGGCCAAGGGACAAGACCTCACTGCAATCGCCAGCGAGCTCAAAAAGCTCCTCCCTGAGGGCATCGACCTTGAGGAGCGCCTCGTCATCGTTCACGACGACGTTTTCACGGCATTTGTGAAGCTCGCCACCGAGATTGTGGCGAGGGTTGCGATAGACCAGTCCACGGGAACCGTTCGCCGGGGTGGCCTCTGGTATGAGGAGTTCCTTCCCAGAGACACTCTCCTCTACGCGGTGATAGCCGCTGGAAACCCGAGGGTTACCGGGGTCGGGGGCCTGAGGACGGCCAGTGAGGTAAAGGACAAGCTTGGAAACTTCCTGACTTCGGTGAAGTACCTCCAAATCGGTGGCGACGAGACCGTTGGGAAGGGCTTCGTCAGGGTAGTCGTCAGGAGGTGA
- the csx1 gene encoding CRISPR-associated CARF protein Csx1 produces MKRVLIATWGNPFQWEPIWYRLDCESLGIKDCRSVELKNVSTLPVLMKALRPHRAIVLVLDTLTNLTLRNDVKPKEVGSYEGVVEDVQERVKWFIENRIKPHLDEEDRALLDDVEVVVLPGVGEFDNVSVEGDVLDFYSVVLKVLAERLPVGDTEVILDLTHGVNFMPVLTYRALKALLGVLAYLYTARLYVVNSEPFPQGQREWKEKIKELSVLNMKLVEALELRPRPLYSTVSDRPEWSAFISSVTNGFPLAFATFYPSTKDVGAYVEKGYQDFLDAIEVCIKPDPAGERKAHIFRRKALSRDFRTAVKLYYMLRVFGTVFNGYPKKEVTLDELFDISSKLFAKMPRIGIVVEDQLCELKNLQGWAIAELGKKRGRIPKSLVGKKGIVLGELYRVRNQNFTSGGNSVNRNIKVRNFIAHSGFEFNTVSVKLEDTIRVKGGRAEKVFVFSYRDKGLASQLCVDALTYRNQGVVC; encoded by the coding sequence ATGAAGAGGGTCTTAATCGCCACATGGGGGAACCCCTTCCAGTGGGAACCCATATGGTATAGGCTTGACTGCGAATCACTCGGGATTAAGGACTGCCGGAGCGTCGAGCTGAAGAACGTCAGCACTTTGCCCGTCCTGATGAAGGCCCTGCGACCCCATAGGGCCATCGTGCTCGTCCTCGACACCCTCACCAACCTCACCCTGAGAAACGACGTGAAGCCCAAGGAGGTTGGCTCCTACGAAGGGGTCGTTGAGGACGTTCAGGAGCGGGTTAAGTGGTTCATAGAGAACAGGATAAAGCCCCACCTCGATGAAGAAGACCGCGCCCTGCTCGATGACGTGGAGGTAGTGGTTCTGCCCGGTGTCGGGGAGTTCGACAACGTCAGCGTTGAGGGGGACGTCCTGGACTTTTATTCCGTCGTCCTGAAGGTTCTCGCCGAAAGGCTTCCCGTAGGGGACACAGAGGTAATCCTTGACCTCACCCACGGCGTAAACTTCATGCCCGTGCTGACATACAGGGCACTCAAGGCCCTGCTAGGCGTACTGGCGTACCTCTACACCGCGAGGCTGTACGTGGTGAACTCGGAGCCGTTCCCCCAGGGTCAACGGGAGTGGAAGGAGAAGATTAAAGAGCTCTCCGTCCTCAACATGAAGCTCGTGGAGGCACTGGAGCTGAGGCCCAGACCGCTGTACTCGACCGTCTCAGATAGGCCGGAGTGGAGCGCCTTCATAAGCTCCGTGACTAACGGCTTCCCCCTGGCCTTTGCGACGTTCTACCCCTCCACGAAGGACGTTGGGGCGTACGTGGAAAAAGGATATCAGGACTTCCTTGACGCCATCGAGGTGTGCATAAAGCCCGACCCTGCAGGAGAAAGAAAGGCCCACATCTTCCGCAGAAAAGCCCTAAGCAGGGACTTCAGAACGGCTGTGAAGCTCTACTACATGCTGAGGGTCTTTGGGACGGTTTTCAATGGGTATCCAAAGAAAGAGGTCACCCTTGACGAGCTGTTTGACATAAGTTCGAAGTTATTCGCGAAGATGCCGAGGATAGGGATTGTCGTGGAAGACCAGCTGTGCGAGCTGAAAAACCTTCAGGGATGGGCAATAGCTGAGCTGGGCAAGAAGAGGGGAAGGATTCCAAAGAGTCTGGTGGGGAAGAAAGGAATCGTACTCGGCGAGCTTTACAGGGTGAGAAATCAGAACTTCACTTCTGGTGGAAACTCAGTAAACAGAAACATCAAGGTTCGCAACTTCATAGCTCACTCCGGTTTCGAGTTTAACACCGTCTCCGTAAAGCTTGAGGATACCATCAGGGTTAAGGGTGGAAGGGCCGAGAAGGTTTTCGTGTTCTCGTACAGGGATAAAGGACTCGCGTCTCAACTCTGCGTTGATGCCCTCACGTATAGAAACCAGGGGGTGGTTTGCTGA
- the cmr3 gene encoding type III-B CRISPR module-associated protein Cmr3 produces MIEIRPHDVLFFRESRDFTAGQAHVGRSVEPLPHTLAGAIMGALFARRAYDLLNLEVGNGVKKKPSNGEWRPGFSIEGVFFHDGSSPLFKMPMDIVETELGIGELKPYWPLKKEEPAVHASVQGKRTLRFSPLEGFVGKEFLMGYLRGEPALEDLDLLRPYLKEERVGIALNGLKTTVVGMFYRTEFLRLDEKSDKGVRIAVYLSESDEEKLKAVLGEEGVLKLGGESRFARFEFKDGELPIPEALEVPAGGTVRVYLATPVVGKFEDIKTTLIKKLGNVEFLKLFTGRRLKVTGWDMVERKPKPLKYALPAGTVFWFRVKESLSLPGKMSVGEMTWAGYGLAFTGVLG; encoded by the coding sequence ATGATTGAAATCCGCCCGCACGACGTCCTTTTTTTCAGGGAGAGCAGGGACTTCACGGCCGGTCAGGCCCACGTCGGGAGGAGCGTTGAGCCGCTCCCCCACACCCTGGCCGGGGCGATTATGGGTGCCCTCTTCGCGAGGAGAGCATACGACCTTCTCAACCTGGAGGTCGGGAATGGAGTCAAGAAAAAGCCCTCCAACGGTGAGTGGAGGCCAGGCTTCTCGATAGAGGGAGTTTTCTTCCACGATGGCTCCTCCCCCCTCTTCAAAATGCCTATGGACATCGTTGAGACCGAACTCGGCATAGGTGAGCTCAAGCCTTACTGGCCCCTTAAAAAAGAGGAACCCGCAGTTCACGCCTCTGTCCAGGGGAAGAGAACCCTCCGCTTCTCCCCGCTTGAAGGCTTCGTCGGGAAGGAATTCCTCATGGGCTACCTAAGGGGAGAGCCCGCGCTGGAGGACCTTGACCTCCTCAGACCCTACCTGAAGGAAGAGCGCGTTGGTATAGCACTCAACGGGCTTAAAACAACAGTTGTGGGAATGTTCTACAGGACTGAGTTCCTAAGGCTCGATGAAAAATCTGACAAGGGGGTTCGCATAGCTGTGTACTTATCCGAGTCCGATGAGGAGAAGCTGAAAGCGGTTCTTGGGGAGGAGGGCGTCCTAAAGCTTGGCGGTGAATCTCGCTTCGCCCGCTTTGAGTTCAAAGATGGTGAGCTCCCCATCCCAGAAGCGCTTGAAGTCCCAGCCGGCGGAACCGTCAGGGTTTACCTCGCGACGCCGGTCGTTGGGAAGTTCGAGGACATCAAGACGACCCTTATTAAAAAGCTCGGAAACGTGGAGTTCCTCAAGCTCTTCACTGGCAGGAGGCTCAAGGTTACGGGCTGGGACATGGTCGAGAGGAAGCCCAAGCCCCTGAAATACGCCCTTCCCGCTGGAACTGTGTTCTGGTTCAGGGTCAAGGAGAGCCTCTCACTCCCCGGGAAGATGTCCGTTGGGGAGATGACATGGGCCGGTTACGGCTTGGCCTTCACGGGGGTGCTGGGATGA
- the cas10 gene encoding type III-B CRISPR-associated protein Cas10/Cmr2, with product MILWNSYAQALLEVAPSRILASLLGEYELPEKWRHLSSYPVTERPGLEKFVLKHPISAVEKPLEKLSNFWFNASEEERRHFIETLRKAEESIARKIESADSMEKFARLWNDLPEKLEEEYQKALEGEGFENARDIAGELVHFPADPYVPDHDWLSRLDVYARLRDGNARLLRFKLSPVQGFIANARTERDLWAGSHILSLLTYLAISELWRSFGPHALVIPHLRDQPFFEHELGKELDERELQIANMPNKVLAIVPADEDVESLGEKIEDSIRGFLEKLFRAAWEFYGMGEFFEKKDVYDLTVRKYFSITVETVPLTKLDGIIEESLKAYLETLPDNFESEVHHYPELFTLLDQYTDFSSVRHDRSEQPGGFRCTLCGENLAIGGNDKYEKDGRVEYVKYKHVTEKWNDLRERLWARKIYDIKEKERLCPLCLTKRFYPRFYVLWVKNYPMVGKDASEIKAMAEGKKKELKRFRSVSEVALRRPTAEALKRFENGELKANEKPVTWYDVFLYLALDVFPEWRDEFRKPTFTGDKAKEFTDKLRELSEALRLLFERLAPNAEVFYVESLTDKEALAKVYGVNVDKLKDIDVSAIARALKELVTFIGEPPKYYAILKMDGDNMGKVLSGSKAVKDVGEYFARESTIGANRPATPVIHTTITRSLSEFAVKHVSAVSETHDAELLYAGGDDVLALSSTDEAFGLAYEVQGEFTEDWVGYEPLQGETRSMSGGILITYYKEPLYTAVPGVNGLEHLAKESGRNGLAIGYRKHSGAFYRVAVNWELFKGGYYSSLLREFKREKISRKLIYELDTVTWPNEPRAVLNLLKYEFLRHSNYDKKKEREGLIEALANFLWLVRNVRAFLTKEDLRGMENGPDESRLEEFNEEIKEVIVSDPEKPGRFRWEDIKALAEELIDGEEPHGEAWFDELSKRLSSELAGVVFKKQVHGAATLLKILLEAGVGA from the coding sequence ATGATTCTGTGGAACTCCTACGCTCAGGCCCTCCTTGAAGTGGCTCCGTCAAGGATTCTCGCGTCCCTGCTCGGGGAGTACGAGCTCCCTGAAAAGTGGAGGCATCTGTCAAGCTACCCCGTAACGGAGAGGCCGGGGCTTGAAAAGTTCGTCCTCAAGCACCCGATAAGCGCCGTTGAAAAGCCCCTCGAAAAACTCAGTAATTTCTGGTTCAATGCCTCCGAGGAGGAAAGGAGGCATTTCATTGAAACCCTGAGAAAAGCTGAAGAGAGCATCGCAAGGAAAATAGAAAGCGCCGATTCCATGGAGAAGTTCGCAAGGCTCTGGAACGACCTGCCGGAGAAACTGGAGGAGGAATACCAAAAAGCCCTTGAAGGAGAGGGGTTTGAAAACGCCAGGGATATCGCAGGGGAACTGGTTCACTTCCCGGCCGACCCTTACGTTCCGGACCACGACTGGTTGAGCAGGCTCGACGTCTACGCCCGGCTCAGGGACGGGAACGCCAGGCTTCTCCGCTTCAAGCTCTCGCCGGTTCAGGGGTTCATAGCCAACGCCAGAACCGAGAGGGACCTGTGGGCCGGGAGTCATATCCTCAGCCTCCTCACGTATCTGGCCATCTCGGAGCTGTGGCGCTCCTTCGGACCGCACGCGCTCGTCATACCCCACCTGCGCGACCAGCCCTTCTTCGAGCACGAGCTCGGCAAAGAACTCGACGAAAGAGAGCTCCAGATTGCCAACATGCCCAACAAAGTTTTAGCCATCGTTCCGGCCGATGAGGACGTCGAATCCCTTGGGGAGAAGATAGAAGACTCCATCAGGGGTTTCCTTGAGAAGCTCTTCCGCGCGGCCTGGGAATTCTACGGGATGGGCGAGTTCTTCGAAAAGAAGGACGTATACGACCTGACGGTGAGGAAGTATTTCTCGATAACGGTCGAAACCGTTCCGCTGACGAAGCTGGACGGCATCATCGAGGAGTCCCTAAAGGCCTATCTGGAGACGCTCCCAGACAACTTCGAGAGCGAGGTTCACCACTACCCAGAACTCTTCACCCTCCTCGACCAGTATACCGACTTCTCATCGGTCAGACACGACAGGTCCGAACAGCCTGGCGGCTTCCGCTGCACTCTCTGCGGCGAGAACCTCGCGATTGGGGGTAATGATAAATATGAAAAAGATGGCAGGGTTGAATATGTAAAATACAAGCATGTAACGGAGAAATGGAACGACCTCAGGGAAAGGCTGTGGGCGAGGAAAATCTACGACATTAAGGAGAAGGAGCGCCTATGTCCCCTCTGCCTGACGAAGCGCTTCTACCCGAGGTTCTACGTTCTCTGGGTTAAGAACTACCCAATGGTGGGGAAGGACGCGAGTGAGATAAAAGCGATGGCCGAAGGCAAGAAGAAAGAGCTCAAGCGCTTCCGCTCGGTGAGTGAGGTGGCGCTGAGGAGACCCACCGCCGAGGCACTGAAACGCTTCGAGAACGGGGAACTCAAGGCCAATGAAAAGCCCGTTACGTGGTACGATGTCTTTCTGTACCTGGCCCTCGATGTCTTCCCCGAGTGGCGCGACGAGTTCCGAAAGCCAACGTTCACCGGGGACAAGGCGAAGGAGTTCACGGACAAACTGCGGGAGCTCTCCGAGGCATTGAGGCTACTTTTCGAGAGGCTGGCTCCCAACGCTGAGGTCTTCTACGTCGAAAGCCTGACGGACAAGGAAGCCCTCGCGAAGGTTTACGGCGTTAACGTGGACAAACTCAAAGATATAGACGTCTCGGCAATCGCCCGGGCCCTGAAGGAACTCGTCACCTTCATCGGCGAACCGCCCAAGTACTACGCAATCCTCAAGATGGATGGTGACAACATGGGCAAGGTTCTGAGCGGTTCGAAGGCCGTGAAGGACGTTGGGGAGTATTTTGCCCGGGAGTCAACGATTGGGGCGAACAGGCCGGCAACTCCCGTTATCCATACGACCATAACGCGCTCTCTGAGCGAGTTTGCCGTCAAGCATGTCTCCGCCGTCTCGGAAACCCACGATGCCGAGCTCCTCTACGCCGGTGGAGACGATGTCCTGGCGCTTAGCTCGACGGACGAGGCCTTTGGGCTGGCTTATGAGGTTCAGGGCGAGTTTACCGAGGATTGGGTCGGTTACGAACCGTTACAGGGCGAGACGAGGAGTATGAGTGGAGGAATTCTTATAACCTACTACAAAGAGCCTTTATACACTGCCGTTCCCGGCGTTAACGGCTTAGAGCACCTTGCAAAGGAGAGCGGGAGGAACGGCCTTGCCATTGGTTACAGGAAGCACAGTGGCGCCTTTTACCGCGTGGCCGTTAACTGGGAGCTCTTCAAAGGAGGGTATTACTCCTCACTCCTCCGCGAGTTTAAGAGGGAAAAAATCAGCAGGAAGCTGATTTACGAGCTCGACACCGTCACGTGGCCCAACGAACCCCGGGCCGTGCTGAACCTTCTGAAGTACGAGTTCCTCCGGCACTCCAACTACGACAAGAAGAAAGAGAGGGAGGGGCTCATTGAGGCCCTCGCAAACTTCCTGTGGTTGGTTAGGAACGTGAGGGCCTTCCTAACGAAGGAAGACCTGAGGGGGATGGAAAACGGCCCCGACGAGTCCCGGCTGGAAGAGTTCAATGAGGAGATAAAGGAGGTAATCGTCAGCGACCCGGAGAAACCCGGGAGGTTCAGGTGGGAGGATATTAAGGCCCTTGCAGAGGAACTGATTGATGGGGAAGAGCCCCATGGGGAGGCGTGGTTTGATGAGCTCTCAAAACGTCTCAGTAGTGAACTGGCAGGGGTTGTCTTCAAAAAACAGGTTCACGGCGCTGCGACGCTCCTCAAGATACTCCTCGAAGCGGGGGTGGGGGCATGA
- the cmr1 gene encoding type III-B CRISPR module RAMP protein Cmr1 produces MYEAVFELETVTPLFMRGADQGKAEFRSASVKGVLRWWFRALAHAVLLGNVDENEAISMIKDRESELFGSTGRKSKVLVRVSFREEKKVDVRELGARYLSFGLSGKGLVGTAKVELLSHERRYLEIAREVSEVAFAFGGLGARTTRGMGSIQLLGEYVTSSYLQNVYKSALDVIGGYLGYGLNRTPNVELPEFPALHPKFFRVKLGSMLYTTPYGRFSVLSDIDRKFHKFRHSGPKHERFVKGKLISYWVTEQYDDVKRAYRGSSDVELPYSAFGLPHQYNFFSLGVKGLMIEGEVHERRASPIRFKVVRGSDGKHRPMVVYLKHRFLPEGENLKVRIKRDIRARGIPQPGYRDVERFFNEFPGREVEL; encoded by the coding sequence ATGTACGAGGCCGTGTTTGAGCTGGAGACCGTTACCCCCCTCTTCATGAGGGGTGCCGACCAAGGAAAAGCCGAATTCCGCTCCGCAAGCGTCAAGGGTGTCCTGAGATGGTGGTTCAGGGCCCTCGCACACGCTGTTCTCTTGGGCAACGTTGATGAGAACGAAGCTATCTCCATGATAAAAGACAGGGAATCTGAACTCTTCGGGAGCACCGGTAGAAAGTCCAAGGTTTTGGTCAGGGTCTCCTTCAGGGAGGAGAAGAAGGTTGACGTTAGGGAACTTGGAGCAAGGTATTTAAGCTTCGGCCTCTCTGGGAAAGGGCTCGTCGGAACAGCCAAAGTTGAACTTCTCTCCCACGAACGTAGATACCTTGAAATAGCGAGGGAAGTTTCGGAGGTTGCCTTTGCCTTCGGCGGTCTGGGGGCCAGAACGACCCGTGGAATGGGGAGCATCCAGCTCCTCGGAGAGTACGTAACTTCATCGTACCTCCAGAACGTTTACAAGTCTGCCCTTGATGTCATTGGTGGTTACCTCGGATATGGCCTTAACAGAACACCTAACGTTGAGCTTCCAGAGTTCCCGGCACTCCACCCGAAGTTCTTTAGGGTGAAACTCGGCTCGATGTTATACACTACCCCTTACGGTAGGTTTAGCGTCCTCTCAGACATAGACAGGAAGTTCCACAAGTTCCGACACAGTGGGCCGAAGCATGAGAGGTTTGTAAAAGGCAAATTAATCTCCTATTGGGTCACCGAGCAGTATGACGACGTTAAAAGGGCTTACCGGGGCAGTTCAGATGTCGAACTCCCTTACTCGGCCTTTGGCCTCCCCCACCAGTACAATTTCTTTTCCCTGGGCGTGAAGGGGCTTATGATAGAAGGGGAGGTTCACGAAAGGAGAGCGTCCCCCATCAGGTTCAAGGTCGTGAGAGGTTCTGACGGAAAGCACCGCCCGATGGTTGTCTACTTGAAGCACAGGTTCCTACCAGAGGGAGAGAATCTGAAGGTCAGAATCAAAAGGGATATACGGGCCAGAGGAATTCCTCAGCCTGGTTACCGCGACGTTGAGCGCTTCTTTAACGAATTCCCAGGTCGGGAGGTGGAGCTCTGA
- the cas2 gene encoding CRISPR-associated endonuclease Cas2 has product MRYYILVYDVNEKRVVKVHRLLRRYLQWRQRSVFEGYLADEELGELLRRLDSIIDESEDSVVFYSLPSDKVVHSFHIGAPPDRFENVL; this is encoded by the coding sequence ATGAGGTATTATATCCTTGTTTACGACGTGAACGAAAAAAGGGTCGTCAAGGTGCACAGGCTCCTTAGGCGTTATCTTCAGTGGCGCCAGAGGAGCGTCTTCGAGGGTTACCTGGCCGACGAGGAGCTTGGGGAGCTTCTGAGGAGGTTGGATTCAATAATAGACGAGTCCGAGGACTCGGTCGTCTTTTACTCACTGCCCAGTGATAAGGTCGTACACAGCTTCCATATCGGTGCTCCTCCCGACAGGTTTGAAAACGTCCTGTGA